AAACGATTAATAACATCTTTTAGAGtgacattattttaataaaatttattgcatgtttcaaattcaaactttGAATATATCttttaaatgcgctttatATGACTGACCAATTAATCGATAAATGGTATGATGGCTGATGtaagcagcatttaaatatccattttaaataaattgagtcACTTTGATTCTCATCATAAGACTCCAATTAATTCCTGAAGCAATCATTTCTGAATTTCATTACAtcacaattaaattgaacttaTGTTTTGATAAATCCACACCTATATTTCCATTTCCAGTTATCTCTAATTTTCCCGCTGTTGGACTTTCTAAATGGCCAGATCTGACGGAAAAAAGTTATTTTGACAGCACTGAACATATGTTCGCGCTGCATTTCgatcaaacaaaacaaatttttattttgcaatacaATGTGGCGtaattagcattaaaacaTAGATTTAGGCAAAATGGAGCAGTTACTAGAGCAGGTACGCTGAATAAATTCTTGTAATTGCGTTTCTTAAAGGAGATGTGCAATTTTCAGGCGAAAGCAAATGTGCAGGATAAATTCAATGAAATACGTGCTGCCCTATTGATGCGCGAAAAGTTATTGCTGCGTCAGCTGGAGGTGATTGCCAATACACAAAGGCAGCAGGAGACAGCGCCACTATATACGGAAAGCGAAGGCGATAACAAAGAGTGTGAAATGTGTTTTGTGACTGGCAAAGAGGAAGAAGaattgctgctgtcagctATAAGGCGCTTTGGACACTTTCAGCTGGATAGCAGCATGCAGTTGGCGCTGCATAGAACACAGGACAATCGTACGGCAGGATTACGCAATGAAGATTATATAGAGCCAACAGATGATCATGAAACTATGTACAAATGCTTGGAGGAAACGGACTACAAGCTAAATGATGATGAGGCACAAGCAGAGTCTATAGTGGTAGACTTTTCACGAAACAAGGCGCTGCTGGAGGACAATGCCAAGCGTTCGATTATAAACATAACACTGCAGGAAGCAAAGGACTTGATACGGCGAGCTAAAATCAAGCGTGAAACATATGTGCCACCATTGAACCTAGAAGAGCTTGATGATGAGCTGGAATCATCTATAGCTGAGGCGGTTTCCAGTCTAGGACGCAGCTGCTCCGAGCAGCAGGCCCCACTATCAAATCAAAGCAAGCCCAAAGCACGCAAGCCACGCTTCAAACCCAAAATTActattaacaattgcaatggcACCATCAATCTTCGCAATATTGCCAGCCTGACCATCAACTGTGCCAGTGAGGAGGCGGTAAGTGCAGCATTGCCATTGACTACGCAGGCGCCTGCAGACTCCAGCAGCAGTCCCACCGAACAGTCCAGCATCACGCCCAGCAGTTCAACTTATTCCAGCAATGCCAGCTCACGCTCGCAatcaaagaaacaaaaaaacaacaagatcTTGGAGCAGCCTGTAGCCAGTACTTCGGACTCTCAAGACGATGCCTGTGACTTTTACAATCGTTTGCTTAACGAAATCAAAAAGAGTTTAAAAACACAACCGAAGCCTGAATACCAAGAGCCGGCTGCCACAACGACAACTGCGGCTGAACCTGTCTCCAGCACGGCGGAGAGTGAATCGATACTCTCTTCTCAGGTGCAGCCGGGCAAACGTCTCGttttaaagaattttgaaAATCTTAAAATCGTTTTGGAAGCCAATAGCGGCGACGAGGATTCTTTTCATCCGGTGCAAATCGAGCAATGGCTGGCAGAGATTATATCCGAAACGGATTTGGAGCCCATGCAAAATACGGATATACTGGAGCACAGTCACATAAACAATAGCGAAAGCAACTAATCGCTTTGAACACACAGTATTTATAACAACACGTTTATTTATCATTAGTTTCCTTAAGCACTACATATTGCAAAACTAGTATCAAGTATCAAAGTTTATGAAATTCTATATATCGATTAGAGAATTCTATTGTCTTCGAGTTTACAGTCAAATTCACATATTTCTCAATTGAGGTCCAAGTTTAAGCATTTAAGATTTTAGACCCAAGTACTTAAGTGCACTTGATTTAATTCTAGATCTACAAACATATTGAAAGATCGCTTTACATTTGTGCACACTTCaccaaaaatcaatttgtatatttcattaaaatacaaaatacatttacttGCTGTATAGTTAATTAATGTACTTTGACCTTTACAATTGTTCATAGGCAGTTCTTTTGAgtaatttattcaattgaaaagcTTTGAATCCTAAATATAGTAATGCACTTAACCCGTAGAAAGATAAAAAAGCGAGGCAAATGTGATAACTATAACTTATAGATAGCccattttttttgtcattGAATGCTACGTCagatattaatttaaatttaagtacaGGTGTTAATTAAACACAAGCCGTGACGTGCATGAGGTCCAGCAGATACGGTGTAAAGTAGGTTATGATGCAATCCGCGCCAGCGCGTCGAAAACCTTTCATGGACTCCAGGACAGCTTCGCGTAGCGGAAAGGCACCTGCCTTGGCAGCATGATAGAGCATAGCATACTCGCCAGACACCTGATAGACATAGAGTGTGTGATAGGGATAACTGTCCTTGGTTTGACGCAGTATATCCAAATAAGGCATGCCGGGCTTAACCATCAACATGTCCGCTCCCTCGCTGACGTCACGCTGCACGGCACGCATGGCTAGATTACGTGACCCGCTGGGAAGTTGATAGCAACGGCGATCGCCAAAGGCAGGCGCCGACTGCGCTGCCTCCCGGAAGGGACCATAAAAGTTGGATGCAAATTTAGCGGAATAAGCCAACAATGAGACACTATTTAAGCCGGCATCGATTAATGCCTGCTTTATAGCTTGCACGCGATTGTCCATCATATCCGACGGCGCCACAATGTGTGCGCCCGCTTTAccataagcaacagcaatctcTGCTATTCTTTTGATGCTACGTGAATTCTCCAGGCCGGCATCACCCAGCAGACCGCAATGTCCGTGCGATGCATAAGGACATATGCAAACGTCGCAGGCTATTAGCAATTCAGGAAACCATTCACGCAGCTTGGGCAAAGCACGCACTACAGGATTGATGGCCGAATCTGCATTGGTTGCCAGCTCGTCCTTTAGCTCACACTCCACCACACCAAAGAGTAGCACCGAGCTAAGTCCCTTGCGTACAAGGGGCTCCAAGTGCTCACGTAAGCGGTTAATACCATAGCGTGTTATACCGGGCATGCTGGCAATTGGTTGTTCGTCTTCATCGTTGGCCACTATGAACACAGGGTACATCAAATTATGTGGCAGTATCTCGCAGCCAGATTCCTGCAGCAGGCGCAGTGTTGGATGATGTATACCACTGTGTAGTTTTCTGtccattttagtttttagttgtttgtttttattttctagtGCACTTGGCAACCGCGCTGTTAGAATTTCacaaaaaagctaaaaagaaaataatgaTAGCTAAATAATTGCTCAAATGGCAACACTGGTTGGCAGATTTTATGACTAGATGACGCTTGCACTTTGTTACtcttttaaattttgcgcTGAACCTTGGAGCGGCTTACAGCACTACTAAAGAACAGCGAACATCGGGTCGCTCGCTCACACCtatggcagcagcattgctCGCGCAATATTGTAATAGATGATAGTCGCGAGATTGTTGAATTATCGGCATTTCATCTGCTCGCTATGTTGCTGCACTGTTCTTTTATTGTAGATGATATGTGCAACAGCGATAACGATTAGACATAGCGATaccaataacaataacaaagcggCAACGTTTAGATGAAAccaataagaaaataatttccAACGAGTGAAGACGTGCAATGTGAATGGGAAATTAAAGTGAATTGATTATATGCACGCGCAACAGGTGacaattgtaaacaaattgctacaaaattattaaaagtaattgtatatattatatggtTGTCGATCACCAGAAAGATTGTCGTAGCCGTCGGTAAGCatcaacaaataattgttgttcatAAACGcgtgtttaatttatgcaataatttctgcttcttctactGGCCGTCGTGACTTGTAAGCGCGGAACAATATTcgaaaacaattaataataatataatttaacaacaCAAGCACTTAAACGACAATTAAAatagtacaaaaaaaataaagtattaatGTAAAAGCTAtagcgaaaaaaaatcaaaatacaattatactgcagttgcgtgtgtgtgtgaattttaacaacatttatggattgcaatttgtttttataagaAATTAACACACGCATTGAATTGCTTATGAATCATTGTTCAGCCagcgcaatttgttgttgcttgtcccAACTAATTTTTAGCAGCGCTTGCTTgtttgcatgcatgtgttaGTGAGTCTTCGCTGTAAACGTGCGCGcctgtgtgcctgtgtgtgtgtgtgtgtttctgtttgtgtttgccaacgtgtttttgtttttcaataaaacttATTGTTGCATACGCGTTaaatgcagcacaaaaaaGAGAGCAtagcttatttaaaaaataaagcatgaTTGTGCACGTTAACGTTAGTTAATTGTACAATTgtagcagcaataacaatgaaagatacaaaaacaacaatagcgtGAGCGCTCGCTGCTCTCGCAACGTGGAGTGCAAagacataaaaaaaagcaaaagcaaatgaaaaaacatAAAGAGAACTGTGTCAAATGCCGATGACGCCAAAAACTTAAGCAATGTGGCTGTCATTAAGttgtaatgtttataaataatatacaaaacttaTGCTAATTCAATTTACGCGACATTTGCAGCAAAAGATTAAGCATTTTATCTTTTCGCTGTGATTTCGTGTTGTTTGATTTTACGCTGTGcctatttctttcttttttttgttattgtctgctttgttttgtgctttgctactcatttgctttggctttgctttgtgtgtgctttttatattgcatttgactgcatttattttcactgtaacatttttgtaatttgttgtaaacCACAGCGCCCGCTTCTTTTCTCGTTAGCTTTCCGGTTTTGTTTTCGGTTTCTAGACAGATCTTCTCAAGACTCtctacatatgcatgtgtgtgtgtgtgtgtgtgtgtgtgtttgtgtttgttagTATGCCCGCGCTTTAATAAAAACCTGTTTGTTGTGACTAAAACAATTCGTaggttgttgctattgctttttaaatacaaaaattaccTCATTTCACACCTCGtggcttttaatttctttgcactgcgctctctctgtctctttcggTTTCTTTTACCCCAattaaaaaaccaaacaataaAAGTCAAAGTGCAATCTATGAACGAACCAAGTGTCGCTATATTATCGTGTTCATTAACAAAACCACAAAACttgttcatttaaaaattttataaatttatatttatctatacTGCAGTTAAATTCATTGTGGTTTTTAATTctacatttaaaaatctgacaaaaagtgaaaatttaatataattgtggctgctataaaacaaataattggaaaaatataaacagagGTCAACCCCGAGTGCGGTAAGTgaacattattaattatttaatatacatataacaaaatattttatttattcaatttaattgtttgataATTTGTCTGTCGCTTTGAGTTTCAAACTTCCCcacatgaaataaataaacataaatttaaaataaacacagtAACGACAGGCGAGTTGATTAAGCCTACACCTTAACAACAGTTAACTCACTCCTACGCGGCTTAatattcattattaattaagtaattatacagcttataaataaacagcacaattgttatatttttagcaagcgtattatttgcaattatgtgtgtgtgttaattattaaattgactttaattgcattgcaattaatcACAAGCCGTGCttggcaattgaaattgaaaccactataataaatgtcaaattcataaagaatttttatggTGGGAGTTTTTACATGGAAACACACtctataaaatgtataaatatttatagaaactGAACActactgcaatttgttgcaatatgTGCGCATAAAATGGCAAtcagtatttattaaaataatttgtttgcccatagaaagtaaaaattgctttgaatggcaggcaaattgaaaatactttagctttcaatttaaatatatgtgcgtatataaattcaaagccTTCTATTGTAAATAAACGCATGCAAAATAGTTTCTATGCcatgttcttgttgttgttgttgttgttgtctgtgttttttttgcaataactTTTTGCAGCATACTGAGCGTTTAATACAAACTGCAAAAGTGGCTTTcaaatgtttgccaattgCTGACTATTGAACTACGCACGTactatgtgtgtgcatgtgtgtgtgtgtgtgtgattccTGACCCTCACCCCGGCGTAAATTTGCATGACAAAGCCGCTTAGTTCAAGTGCTTTTGGCATATCTacattcagttttttttttctgtgtattattttttattcatgaTAGCCGGCGCTTACAATTTCCTAGgggaaatacaaaataaaaatttccactgcacatacaaattatttagaaAAAGTGCCAcgcatataataattttttatttgactataaatgtaattttattgacatttaaacgataaaacaaacaaatattttgcagcttgcaCAAATGTTATCTTTGTAAacagttttgttgctgcgaGATAAAACAAgcgcttaaatttgttatataaattgaataaaattcaattttttttattgatgaatttgacaaaacattttgtaattaaagtgTATGCGctagttgcagcagctttgttatctattttgcaattaaactaATCACTTGTGCCATgttagcaattgcaattgccaataaaaataacatgtgtgtgtgtgtgtgtgtgtgtggtgtacATGTCACAGGTGCGTTCAATGCCAGAGCTGCGACCATAGTCGCGTACTATGCTTCCTCACTTCGCAGTAAGCGCGCTCAGCACACGCAGCGCATTAaacatcaaatcaaattacattGCTAATACGCCACGTTGTGCGCCAAGCGTCACATcagccagagcgagagcgagacagagcgaACTTGCATTTgttagctgcaatttgtttgcattttatttacacaacttTATGCGCGCTCTCGCTGCCATAAACGAGTCAAGGCTTCAAAGCTAATAATGCActccacacacagacacagccattcacacttatacatataaaaaatatatgtatgcccATTTACAGTTGAGACTGGACCCCCAATGCTTATTTGCTGCATGCTTAAATCTTTTTATGTTGCAGGGCTGGGGCGTCTGCTGTCGCTTTTTGTTGGCTGCGTTTAATTCGCGTGTTTTTCCCAGGCGCTGACTCAATGCAAGAAAAACTAACTGTTTAAGGGATATACCCAACCCCACCCACCACTCCGCCCGCTGTTTACTGCCTTgcattatgaattttttataatttcttgtgcgtcgtttttatttcttttattttgtgtgtttgttttgttttgtgcttgcGGCTTGTTGCGTGTTACACTCAGTTCCTGTTTTTTGTCCCGCGAGTGCGTTTATTTTTACCGTTGCACGCCGTGCGCATAACATTGGGCcaaatgtttttatagctCCAAGGGGACAGTTCTGTAGTCAACACTTGActataacattaaataaataatgttaaaaattataagcaaagcatttaagcagcaaaattgataagctacatattttatttatttgttattgctcaaaatgttgacaaacaaagcttaaagcattttaaatgtgttaagcatttatataaataataaatgcaagcatTTGACTTTTTTGGTTTCACCTGTAAAATCATTTGTTATAGTTCAACTTATGACAAGCTGCTAATGGCAtacaattcacacacacacacatacacatacacagtgtgatttattaacttttacacacacactgcaaTGCATAAGGTCAatgcaaaaagagaaaaatctGAGCGGTTCGAGCTCTTGTAATCgacttaaaatgcaatttgttttgttgcaatcaacgatgatgatgatgaagctgAACGATGATCGAACGCTAGTTGAGTAACAATTTTGCAGCATAGAGCaccgaaaaaataaattggttGTTATTTGCAACGAGCAAAatagaacaaaaaaataaaaaaaatgtttgttactATTTTCGATTTTTACGTGCGCAGGCACTTGACTCAAATTGGTTTGGCTATGGCCACTACTACTGTAGTTGATGCATGGCCATTGCCAATGCGGTTTTCGACGctgactgcgacagcgactgaCAGTGATACAGAGTGAGacagagaagagagagagggatGGCAGCCTGGGCAGGCAGGTAGGGTGAGCAATTGGTCAGTGCTATGAATGAATCACAAGCTTACAAAAGCGCTGCGCTGGCAGTTTCCCTAGAGCAAgtgagtaagagagagagagtgagtgctGGCTGGCTTTTGCTGCATACTTTATGGCGTGCTGGTCGCATTGCGTGTTTGCTACTAACagatttgtttgcatttgccttttgttttttgcgctctctctctctctatcttttgGCAACTTTTAGCCGTGTGGCTATAGCGATTGATTTCCCAAGCTTGTCAGTGCAGCTGTGCCTAAActgtctcacacacacaaacaaacaatgaggcgtatacgcaatgtgtcAAGCACTTGGgctgcatatttttgcatttttttaaagagCCAAACTACAGCTGTTTGGCTATAATTAACTCTACTTAAATTCAActcaattgaaaacaaaataaaacgatAAGCTAAGTGCTAAGAATTTCGCTCAATTTCagtttagttttcatttttgctgtGTATTGATTCTTAGTCATTGCTTTTGGCCAGCTTTTAGCGCTATCAGCTatgtcaacacacacacatcagcAACTTTTGATTTCTTATCAAACATTGCCAAACTCTCTTTGCCGCTCAGCTGCCCCCTATATCAAGTTTATCGCCGCTGCCTTGTTGTagttatttaaacaatttgctgattagatttttcagctgctgtctcgctcgctcgcttaaTCGACTCATAATGCTGACcttgtgttttttaatttcttggactttttaattaaaagctcgTTGTCGCTTTGGGGCAGCAGCTTGTCCTTTGGCGCTTGCTGTGAGTTAATCATGCCACGCACAccttgaaaataaatcaacCTTTTGACATTACTGGCTGtgctataaattaatcaagcaaataaatgcctaacttaaaagatttattgcttgtagtaattgaaaacatttttatatataatttaaacgcATGTCTAGTATAtgtcagcaatttgtttagcacTGATTAATGACAGCGATTGTCAAATGAATTCCCATGGCGAATTGCTTGAccgaaaattgtttattagcagctcgttttgcatatttgctggCAAATGAGTTGAACGAGCGCTCCCAATGGGAGCAGCTTATCTAATCattcaaatgccaaacaagATGACTGATTATGTCGCCAGCACAaacgagagaaagagaaagagagagagaaattacaatttgtgtgATAAGCAAGACAAATGTGCTGTATGAAAATCTATAAAGctgcagtagcaacaacaacatgccaCATGTCATAAAAcacgcaaaaataaaaggaaaacaTACATTTTATGCCAAGGCAGCAGTAACCACTGCGTATACGTGATATTGCCTGTGCTTGGATTTGCGCTGCTTTggtttattcaatttatgttATAACATTTTCTAATGCATATTTTGCGCGCGTGCCTGAAATACTttgccagccacgcccaccgcCCACAACTGCTCTTGCAGTTGAAATATAATGTTTGGCCTGACTGACATTTTACCTGCAACGAGCGCAAACTTTTGGCCCAAAACTATTCGTAGCCAGTGTCAGTGCgacacacaaaacttttttacTCGCAAACTGACAAACATGTGGCTTGGGTTTGAGAATTTTCCAcactcttttcttttttttttgatttcgaGGCTAACTT
The DNA window shown above is from Drosophila busckii strain San Diego stock center, stock number 13000-0081.31 chromosome 3L, ASM1175060v1, whole genome shotgun sequence and carries:
- the LOC108601072 gene encoding uncharacterized protein LOC108601072, yielding MEQLLEQAKANVQDKFNEIRAALLMREKLLLRQLEVIANTQRQQETAPLYTESEGDNKECEMCFVTGKEEEELLLSAIRRFGHFQLDSSMQLALHRTQDNRTAGLRNEDYIEPTDDHETMYKCLEETDYKLNDDEAQAESIVVDFSRNKALLEDNAKRSIINITLQEAKDLIRRAKIKRETYVPPLNLEELDDELESSIAEAVSSLGRSCSEQQAPLSNQSKPKARKPRFKPKITINNCNGTINLRNIASLTINCASEEAVSAALPLTTQAPADSSSSPTEQSSITPSSSTYSSNASSRSQSKKQKNNKILEQPVASTSDSQDDACDFYNRLLNEIKKSLKTQPKPEYQEPAATTTTAAEPVSSTAESESILSSQVQPGKRLVLKNFENLKIVLEANSGDEDSFHPVQIEQWLAEIISETDLEPMQNTDILEHSHINNSESN
- the LOC108601073 gene encoding delta-aminolevulinic acid dehydratase; amino-acid sequence: MDRKLHSGIHHPTLRLLQESGCEILPHNLMYPVFIVANDEDEQPIASMPGITRYGINRLREHLEPLVRKGLSSVLLFGVVECELKDELATNADSAINPVVRALPKLREWFPELLIACDVCICPYASHGHCGLLGDAGLENSRSIKRIAEIAVAYGKAGAHIVAPSDMMDNRVQAIKQALIDAGLNSVSLLAYSAKFASNFYGPFREAAQSAPAFGDRRCYQLPSGSRNLAMRAVQRDVSEGADMLMVKPGMPYLDILRQTKDSYPYHTLYVYQVSGEYAMLYHAAKAGAFPLREAVLESMKGFRRAGADCIITYFTPYLLDLMHVTACV